Proteins encoded in a region of the Anaerolineae bacterium genome:
- a CDS encoding helicase-associated domain-containing protein, whose amino-acid sequence MQSLTDHSLVMLRIIAELRGVALQSQEHRGAVEELAVALADPASIAQALCELSPEATAALEELVAAGGRMPSRLFLRRYGEIRPFGPGRLAREQPWRSPTSPAEELWYRGWIFRRFAEIDEAPAEIVFVPDEVLALLPRQPARTLNVPMAAVPDSFLDSGDALVQDATTLLAMVQVEGMRRQQGRWRPEDLSALSARLLVREATSASSSSGSRLAFLLHLAEQLDWIREDGKGNARLHASAVHTWLQSNRAEQWQMLWLAWQDSEAWDDLRRLPGLVCEGSWRNDPIGARRRFLAWLEQLQPGSWHEVGAWISALKTVAPNFLRPDGDYDSWYIRPVDGDRYLRGFEHWDDVEARLAHFLITGPLHWLGAIALDTEGRRMAVTVAGQALIRAELPPTASPDSILVGRDFSVLVPLSAPAFDRFRVARFASWEASPIAGSAEPFRYRITRTSLRRAEAQGITAERVLAFLQDRVGDALPDNVARALMRWSGAAKNG is encoded by the coding sequence GTGCAGAGCTTAACCGATCACTCGCTGGTAATGTTGCGCATCATCGCCGAGTTACGCGGCGTCGCCTTGCAAAGCCAGGAGCATCGAGGGGCTGTGGAGGAGTTAGCTGTAGCCTTGGCCGATCCAGCTTCTATCGCTCAGGCCCTGTGTGAGCTTTCCCCTGAGGCCACAGCTGCGCTAGAGGAATTGGTGGCAGCCGGCGGACGGATGCCTTCTAGGCTGTTTTTGCGGCGTTATGGCGAGATCCGTCCCTTCGGCCCTGGCCGGCTCGCTCGCGAACAGCCCTGGCGATCCCCTACCAGCCCAGCCGAGGAGCTGTGGTATCGCGGCTGGATCTTCCGGAGGTTCGCCGAGATAGATGAGGCCCCTGCGGAGATCGTCTTCGTGCCGGATGAAGTCCTGGCCTTGCTGCCGCGACAGCCAGCCCGGACGTTGAATGTGCCTATGGCTGCAGTGCCCGATTCGTTTCTGGATTCCGGGGATGCGCTGGTACAGGACGCGACCACGTTGCTAGCGATGGTACAGGTGGAAGGGATGCGGCGCCAGCAAGGGCGTTGGCGCCCTGAGGACTTATCGGCGCTTTCGGCACGGCTTCTAGTCCGCGAAGCGACCTCTGCTAGCTCATCCAGTGGGAGCCGGCTTGCGTTCCTGCTCCATCTAGCGGAGCAGTTGGATTGGATCCGTGAGGATGGCAAGGGAAACGCACGTCTGCATGCGTCGGCTGTGCACACCTGGTTACAATCCAATCGTGCCGAACAATGGCAAATGCTGTGGCTCGCTTGGCAGGACAGTGAGGCCTGGGATGACCTGCGTCGCCTGCCTGGCCTGGTGTGTGAGGGCTCCTGGCGCAACGATCCGATCGGCGCTCGGAGAAGGTTTCTAGCCTGGCTAGAGCAGCTACAGCCGGGAAGCTGGCACGAAGTGGGAGCTTGGATCTCCGCCTTAAAGACAGTGGCTCCAAATTTCCTGCGCCCGGATGGCGACTATGACTCGTGGTACATCCGGCCAGTCGACGGTGATCGCTACTTGCGCGGGTTTGAGCATTGGGACGACGTAGAGGCTCGGCTGGCGCACTTCCTGATCACAGGTCCACTGCACTGGTTGGGTGCGATCGCGCTAGATACAGAGGGACGACGGATGGCAGTGACTGTAGCCGGCCAGGCCCTGATACGGGCTGAATTGCCGCCCACGGCGTCGCCCGATTCGATCCTAGTCGGCCGAGACTTCTCTGTTTTGGTGCCCCTGTCCGCGCCCGCCTTCGATCGTTTTCGGGTAGCGCGGTTCGCTAGTTGGGAGGCGTCTCCCATAGCGGGCTCGGCCGAGCCATTTCGCTATCGGATCACGCGTACGTCACTGCGCCGCGCCGAGGCGCAGGGCATCACAGCCGAACGTGTGTTGGCCTTTCTACAGGATCGCGTCGGTGACGCGCTGCCCGATAACGTCGCCCGGGCGCTGATGCGCTGGTCGGGCGCAGCGAAAAACGGATGA